One stretch of Streptomyces sp. NBC_01142 DNA includes these proteins:
- the ruvA gene encoding Holliday junction branch migration protein RuvA, translated as MIAFVSGPVAALAPTTAVIEVGGIGMAVQCTPNTLAELRIGKEAKLATSLVVREDSLTLYGFAEDDERQVFELLQTASGVGPRLAQAMLAVHTPDALRVAVATGDEKALTAVSGIGKKGAQKLLLELKDRLGEPVGAHIGRQGIGAAVATAMGWRDQLHGALIGLGYATREADEAVASVAPQAEAAVAEGGAPQVGQLLKAALQTLNRTR; from the coding sequence ATGATCGCCTTCGTGAGCGGCCCGGTTGCCGCCCTCGCCCCCACCACCGCGGTCATCGAGGTCGGTGGCATCGGCATGGCCGTCCAGTGCACCCCGAACACCCTTGCCGAGCTGCGCATCGGCAAGGAGGCCAAGCTCGCCACCTCCCTCGTCGTCCGGGAGGACTCGCTCACTCTCTACGGCTTCGCTGAGGACGACGAGCGGCAGGTCTTCGAGCTGCTGCAGACCGCGAGCGGGGTCGGCCCGCGCCTCGCCCAGGCCATGCTCGCCGTACACACACCGGACGCCCTGCGCGTTGCCGTCGCGACCGGTGACGAGAAGGCGCTGACCGCTGTCTCCGGCATCGGCAAGAAGGGCGCGCAGAAGCTGCTGCTGGAACTCAAGGACCGCCTTGGCGAGCCGGTCGGCGCGCATATCGGCAGACAGGGCATCGGCGCCGCCGTCGCCACCGCAATGGGCTGGCGCGACCAGCTGCACGGCGCTCTGATCGGCCTCGGCTACGCCACCCGCGAGGCCGACGAAGCGGTCGCCTCGGTCGCCCCGCAGGCCGAGGCCGCGGTCGCGGAGGGCGGTGCGCCGCAGGTCGGACAGCTGCTCAAGGCGGCTCTGCAGACCTTGAACCGCACCCGCTGA
- the ruvC gene encoding crossover junction endodeoxyribonuclease RuvC: protein MRVLGVDPGLTRCGVGVVEGVAGRPLTMCGVGVVRSPADAELGSRLVAIEQGIEQWLDEYRPECVAVERVFSQHNVRTVMGTAQASAVAMLCASRRGIPVALHTPSEVKAAVTGSGRADKAQVGAMVTRLLRLNAPPKPADAADALALAICHIWRAPALNRLQQAHAAARSAPRTPVRKVTR from the coding sequence GTGCGGGTACTGGGCGTGGACCCGGGGCTGACCCGGTGCGGCGTCGGCGTGGTCGAAGGTGTGGCCGGCCGTCCCCTGACGATGTGCGGCGTCGGAGTCGTCCGCAGCCCCGCGGACGCGGAGCTCGGCAGCCGCTTGGTCGCCATCGAGCAGGGCATAGAGCAGTGGCTGGACGAGTACCGGCCCGAATGCGTCGCCGTGGAGCGGGTGTTCAGCCAGCACAACGTCCGTACGGTCATGGGTACCGCCCAGGCCAGCGCGGTCGCCATGCTCTGCGCGTCCCGCCGCGGTATCCCCGTCGCCCTGCACACCCCCAGCGAGGTCAAGGCCGCCGTCACCGGCAGCGGCCGGGCCGACAAGGCCCAGGTCGGCGCCATGGTCACCCGGCTGCTGCGGCTAAACGCCCCGCCCAAGCCCGCCGACGCGGCGGACGCCCTCGCCCTTGCCATCTGCCACATCTGGCGCGCCCCCGCGCTCAACCGCCTCCAGCAGGCGCACGCCGCGGCCAGGTCCGCCCCCCGCACTCCCGTACGGAAGGTCACGCGATGA
- a CDS encoding YebC/PmpR family DNA-binding transcriptional regulator, with amino-acid sequence MSGHSKWATTKHKKAVIDAKRGKLFAKLIKNIEVAARTGGVDPEGNPTLVDAIQKAKKSSVPNKNIDSAVKRGGGLEAGGVDYQTIMYEGYGPNGVAVLIECLTDNRNRAASDVRVAMTRNGGSMADPGSVSYLFNRKGVVIVPKGELSEDDVLGAVLDAGAEEVNDLGESYEVVSEATDMVAVRTALQGAGIDYDSAEANFLPTMQVELDEEGARKIFKLIDALEDSDDVQNVFANFDVSDEVMEKVDA; translated from the coding sequence ATGTCCGGCCACTCTAAATGGGCTACGACGAAGCACAAGAAGGCCGTGATCGATGCCAAGCGCGGCAAGCTCTTCGCGAAGCTGATCAAGAACATCGAGGTCGCGGCCCGCACCGGCGGCGTCGACCCCGAGGGCAACCCGACGCTCGTCGACGCCATCCAGAAGGCGAAGAAGAGCTCCGTCCCCAACAAGAACATCGACTCCGCGGTCAAGCGCGGTGGCGGTCTCGAGGCGGGCGGCGTCGACTACCAGACGATCATGTACGAGGGTTACGGCCCGAACGGTGTCGCGGTGCTCATCGAGTGCCTCACCGACAACCGCAACCGCGCCGCCTCCGACGTCCGCGTCGCGATGACCCGCAACGGCGGCTCGATGGCCGACCCGGGCTCCGTCTCGTACCTCTTCAACCGCAAGGGTGTCGTCATCGTCCCCAAGGGCGAGCTGTCCGAGGACGACGTCCTCGGCGCGGTCCTGGACGCCGGCGCCGAAGAGGTCAACGACCTGGGTGAGTCGTACGAGGTCGTCAGCGAGGCCACCGACATGGTCGCCGTCCGCACCGCGCTCCAGGGGGCGGGCATCGACTACGACTCGGCCGAGGCCAACTTCCTGCCGACCATGCAGGTCGAGCTCGACGAAGAGGGCGCGCGCAAGATCTTCAAGCTGATCGACGCGCTCGAGGACAGCGACGACGTGCAGAATGTCTTCGCCAACTTCGACGTCTCGGACGAGGTCATGGAGAAGGTCGACGCCTGA
- the pdxT gene encoding pyridoxal 5'-phosphate synthase glutaminase subunit PdxT: protein MMNTPVIGVLALQGDVREHLIALAAADAVARPVRRPEELAEVDGLVIPGGESTTMSKLAALFGMLEPLRERITAGMPVYGTCAGLIMLADKILDPRSGQETLGGIDMIVRRNAFGRQNESFEAAVEVAGVDDGPVEGVFIRAPWVESVGAQVEVLAEHDGHIVAVRQANVLATSFHPELTGDHRMHALFVNMVRTGSPTGAHVTAP, encoded by the coding sequence CTGATGAACACCCCAGTCATCGGAGTCCTGGCTCTCCAGGGCGATGTACGGGAGCACCTGATCGCCCTGGCCGCGGCGGACGCCGTGGCGAGGCCGGTCCGGCGTCCCGAGGAACTCGCCGAGGTCGACGGCCTGGTGATCCCCGGCGGCGAGTCCACCACCATGTCGAAGCTCGCCGCGCTCTTCGGCATGCTGGAGCCGCTGCGCGAGCGGATCACGGCGGGCATGCCCGTCTACGGCACCTGCGCCGGCCTGATCATGCTCGCCGACAAGATCCTCGACCCGCGCTCGGGCCAGGAGACACTCGGCGGCATCGACATGATCGTCCGCCGCAATGCCTTCGGGCGGCAGAACGAGTCCTTCGAGGCGGCCGTCGAGGTCGCGGGCGTGGACGACGGCCCGGTCGAGGGCGTCTTCATCCGCGCCCCCTGGGTGGAGTCGGTCGGTGCGCAGGTCGAGGTGCTTGCCGAGCACGACGGCCACATCGTCGCCGTACGGCAGGCAAACGTCCTGGCGACCTCGTTCCACCCGGAACTGACGGGTGACCACCGGATGCACGCCCTCTTCGTGAACATGGTGCGCACGGGCAGTCCAACAGGTGCTCACGTCACTGCCCCGTGA
- the pdxS gene encoding pyridoxal 5'-phosphate synthase lyase subunit PdxS, whose translation MSSTLPTTHTPETGTARVKRGMAEQLKGGVIMDVVNAEQAKIAEDAGAVAVMALERVPADIRKDGGVARMSDPNMIEEIIEAVSIPVMAKSRIGHFVEAQVLQSLGVDYIDESEVLTPADEVNHSDKFAFTTPFVCGATNLGEALRRIAEGAAMIRSKGEAGTGNVVEAVRHLRQIKNEIAKLRGFDNNELYAAAKELRAPYELVKEVSELGKLPVVLFSAGGVATPADAALMRQLGAEGVFVGSGIFKSGDPAKRAAAIVKATTFYDDPKIIADASRNLGEAMVGINCDTLPETERYANRGW comes from the coding sequence GTGTCCAGCACGCTTCCCACCACGCACACCCCCGAGACCGGCACCGCACGCGTCAAGCGCGGCATGGCCGAGCAGCTCAAGGGCGGTGTGATCATGGACGTGGTCAACGCCGAGCAGGCGAAGATAGCCGAGGACGCGGGCGCCGTCGCCGTCATGGCCCTGGAGCGGGTCCCCGCCGACATCCGCAAGGACGGCGGCGTGGCCCGGATGTCCGACCCGAACATGATCGAAGAGATCATCGAAGCCGTATCGATCCCGGTCATGGCCAAGTCGCGTATCGGCCACTTCGTCGAGGCCCAGGTCCTGCAGTCCCTCGGCGTCGACTACATCGACGAGTCCGAGGTTCTGACCCCGGCCGACGAGGTCAACCACTCCGACAAGTTCGCCTTCACCACCCCCTTCGTCTGTGGTGCCACCAACCTGGGCGAGGCCCTGCGCCGCATCGCCGAGGGCGCGGCCATGATCCGCTCCAAGGGCGAGGCCGGCACCGGCAATGTCGTCGAGGCTGTTCGCCACCTGCGCCAGATCAAGAACGAGATCGCCAAGCTGCGCGGCTTCGACAACAACGAGCTGTACGCCGCCGCCAAGGAGCTCCGCGCCCCGTACGAGCTGGTCAAGGAGGTCTCCGAGCTGGGCAAGCTGCCGGTGGTCCTCTTCTCGGCCGGTGGCGTCGCCACCCCCGCCGACGCCGCACTGATGCGCCAGCTCGGCGCCGAGGGCGTCTTCGTCGGTTCCGGCATCTTCAAGTCGGGCGACCCCGCCAAGCGCGCCGCCGCCATCGTGAAGGCCACCACCTTCTACGACGACCCCAAGATCATTGCGGACGCTTCCCGCAACCTCGGCGAGGCCATGGTCGGCATCAACTGCGACACCCTCCCCGAGACCGAGCGCTACGCCAACCGCGGCTGGTAA
- a CDS encoding glycosyltransferase family 4 protein, producing MRIGIVCPYSWDVPGGVQFHIRDLAEHLIRLGHEVSVLAPADDETPLPPYVVSAGRAVPVPYNGSVARLNFGFLSAARVRRWLHDGTFDVIHIHEPASPSLGLLSCWAAQGPIVATFHTSNPRSRAMIAAYPILQPALEKISARIAVSEYARRTLVEHLGGDAVVIPNGVDVGFFDKAEPKAEWQGNTIGFIGRIDEPRKGLPVLMKALPRILAECPETRLLVAGRGDEEEAVASLPKEMRSRVEFLGMVSDEDKARLLRSVDVYVAPNTGGESFGIILVEAMSAGAPVLASDLDAFAQVLDQGAAGELFANEDADALATAAVRLLRDPERLAELRERGSAHVRRFDWSTVGADILSVYETVTDGAASVAADDRTPSLRTRFGLARD from the coding sequence GTGAGGATCGGCATCGTCTGCCCGTACTCCTGGGACGTGCCGGGCGGCGTCCAATTCCATATCAGGGACCTGGCGGAGCATCTGATCCGGCTCGGCCACGAGGTGTCGGTCCTGGCGCCGGCGGACGACGAGACGCCGCTGCCGCCGTACGTGGTCTCGGCGGGCCGGGCCGTTCCCGTCCCGTACAACGGCTCGGTGGCCCGGTTGAACTTCGGCTTCCTGTCGGCGGCGCGAGTGCGGCGATGGCTGCACGACGGCACCTTCGACGTGATCCACATCCATGAACCGGCCTCGCCGTCGCTGGGGCTGCTGAGCTGCTGGGCGGCGCAGGGGCCGATCGTGGCCACCTTCCACACCTCGAACCCGCGCTCGCGCGCCATGATCGCCGCGTATCCGATCCTGCAGCCGGCGCTGGAGAAGATCAGCGCCCGGATCGCGGTCAGCGAGTACGCCCGGCGGACGCTCGTCGAACACCTGGGCGGCGACGCGGTCGTCATCCCGAACGGCGTCGACGTCGGCTTCTTCGACAAGGCCGAGCCGAAGGCCGAGTGGCAGGGGAACACCATCGGCTTCATCGGCCGCATCGACGAGCCCCGCAAGGGCCTGCCGGTGCTGATGAAGGCGCTGCCCAGGATTCTCGCCGAGTGTCCGGAGACCCGGTTGCTGGTGGCGGGCCGCGGTGACGAGGAGGAGGCAGTCGCCTCCCTGCCCAAGGAGATGCGCTCGCGGGTCGAGTTCCTCGGGATGGTCAGCGACGAGGACAAGGCGCGGCTGCTGCGCAGCGTCGATGTGTACGTGGCCCCCAACACGGGCGGCGAGAGCTTCGGCATCATCCTCGTCGAGGCGATGTCGGCGGGCGCGCCGGTGCTCGCGAGCGACCTGGACGCGTTCGCGCAGGTCCTCGACCAGGGGGCGGCGGGCGAGCTGTTCGCGAACGAGGACGCCGACGCTCTGGCGACGGCGGCGGTCCGCCTGCTGCGTGACCCGGAGCGGCTGGCGGAACTGCGCGAGCGGGGCAGCGCGCACGTACGCCGCTTCGACTGGTCGACGGTGGGGGCGGACATCCTGTCGGTGTACGAAACGGTGACGGACGGCGCGGCCTCGGTAGCGGCGGACGACAGAACCCCGAGCCTCCGCACCCGCTTCGGCCTGGCCCGCGACTGA
- a CDS encoding phosphatidylinositol mannoside acyltransferase, whose amino-acid sequence MRDRLTDGLYGLGWSTVKKLPEPVAAGLGRAIADTAWKRRGKSVLRLESNLARVVPDAGPERLAELSKAGMRSYMRYWMESFRMPTWSAERVRNNVEIKDSHHLTDGLDSGRGVIVALPHLANWDLAGVWATRALGVPFTTVAERLKPESLYDRFVAYRESLGMEVLPHAGGSAFGTLARRLRSGGLVCLVADRDLSASGVEVKYFGETARMPAGPSLLAQQTGALLLPATLWYEDAPFMKGRIHPPVEVPETGTKTEKTSSMTQALADAFATGIAEHPEDWHMLQRLWLADLEPRGEQT is encoded by the coding sequence ATGCGGGACCGTCTGACCGACGGGCTGTACGGACTGGGCTGGAGCACGGTCAAGAAACTGCCCGAGCCGGTGGCCGCCGGCCTCGGCAGGGCCATCGCGGACACGGCGTGGAAGCGGCGCGGCAAGAGCGTGCTGCGGCTGGAGTCCAACCTCGCCCGGGTGGTGCCCGACGCGGGTCCCGAGCGCCTCGCCGAGCTGTCGAAGGCCGGTATGCGCTCGTACATGCGGTACTGGATGGAGTCCTTCCGGATGCCCACCTGGAGCGCCGAGCGCGTCAGGAACAACGTCGAGATCAAGGACTCCCACCACCTGACCGACGGGCTCGACTCCGGCCGCGGGGTGATCGTGGCCCTGCCGCACCTGGCGAACTGGGACCTCGCGGGTGTGTGGGCCACCAGGGCGCTGGGCGTCCCGTTCACGACGGTCGCCGAGCGGCTCAAGCCCGAGTCGCTGTACGACCGCTTCGTGGCCTACCGCGAGAGCCTGGGCATGGAGGTCCTGCCGCACGCCGGCGGCTCGGCCTTCGGGACGCTGGCGCGGCGGCTGCGCTCCGGCGGCCTGGTGTGCCTGGTCGCCGACCGTGACCTGTCCGCCTCGGGCGTCGAGGTGAAGTACTTCGGGGAGACGGCGCGGATGCCGGCCGGACCGTCGCTGCTGGCCCAGCAGACCGGCGCGCTGCTGCTGCCGGCCACGCTGTGGTACGAGGACGCGCCGTTCATGAAGGGCCGGATCCACCCACCTGTCGAGGTGCCGGAGACAGGTACCAAGACCGAAAAGACGTCCTCCATGACACAGGCGCTGGCCGATGCCTTCGCCACGGGAATCGCCGAGCACCCGGAGGACTGGCACATGCTGCAGCGACTGTGGCTCGCCGACCTTGAGCCGCGTGGGGAGCAGACGTGA
- the pgsA gene encoding phosphatidylinositol phosphate synthase: MLNKYARAFFTRVLTPFAAFLLRRGVSPDAVTLIGTAGVMAGALVFFPRGEFFWGTIVITLFVFSDLVDGNMARQAGISSRWGAFLDSTLDRVADSAIFGGFALWYAGTGNDNVLCAVAIFCLASGQVVSYTKARGESIGLPVAVNGLVERAERLVISLVAAGLAGLHGFGVPGIEVLLPIALWIVAVGSVVTLGQRVVTVRRESAEADAAAAQGSGAEAT, translated from the coding sequence ATGCTGAACAAGTACGCGCGTGCATTTTTCACGCGTGTCCTCACACCGTTCGCCGCATTTCTGCTCCGCCGTGGGGTGAGTCCCGACGCGGTCACCCTCATCGGCACGGCCGGAGTGATGGCGGGTGCGCTGGTCTTCTTCCCCCGGGGAGAGTTCTTCTGGGGCACGATCGTCATCACGCTGTTCGTGTTCTCGGACCTCGTTGACGGCAATATGGCGCGGCAGGCGGGGATTTCGAGCCGCTGGGGGGCATTTCTGGACTCGACGCTCGACCGGGTCGCCGACAGCGCGATCTTCGGCGGCTTCGCGCTCTGGTACGCGGGCACGGGGAACGACAATGTGCTGTGCGCTGTCGCCATCTTCTGTCTCGCCAGCGGCCAGGTCGTCTCGTACACCAAGGCGCGCGGTGAATCGATCGGCCTGCCGGTCGCCGTCAACGGACTGGTCGAGCGGGCCGAGCGACTGGTGATCTCACTGGTCGCCGCGGGCCTTGCCGGACTGCACGGATTCGGGGTGCCCGGCATCGAGGTACTGCTGCCGATCGCGCTGTGGATCGTCGCCGTCGGCTCTGTGGTGACGCTGGGACAGCGGGTTGTGACGGTACGCCGTGAGTCCGCGGAGGCAGACGCCGCCGCGGCACAGGGGAGCGGGGCTGAGGCGACGTGA
- a CDS encoding GTP-binding protein encodes MGDKANAHPGAAGRAATADQPSSVRNVVLVGHSGSGKTTLVEALALTAGAVNRAGRVEDGGTVSDYDEIEHRQQRSDLACVAKLARAETGDTLSAKDDPLLMEPWTMPDPLLPLAIQAHSKADEDKLSQGLSRLVAEDPTMRLEQNQATHQVVLWCLGEAHVDVALERLRNRYGVQVDVVPYKVSLRETFGEKSAGRGRHVKQSGGHGQYAICEIAVDPLPPGSGIEFVDKVVGGAVPRQFIPSVEKGVRAQAARGVAAGYPLVDVRITLLDGKAHSVDSSDAAFQTAGALALREAAGEARIDLLEPVAEVRVLVPDEYVGPVMSDLSGRRGRVVGTEQAGGARTLVRAEVPEIEIGRYAVDLRSVSHGTGQFSRSYARHEAMPPQQADKLREQADSGS; translated from the coding sequence ATGGGCGACAAGGCGAATGCACACCCCGGAGCCGCCGGCAGGGCAGCAACGGCCGACCAGCCGTCATCGGTACGGAACGTGGTGCTGGTCGGCCACAGCGGATCGGGAAAAACCACTCTGGTCGAGGCGCTCGCGCTGACCGCGGGAGCCGTCAATCGGGCGGGCCGGGTCGAGGACGGCGGGACAGTCTCCGACTACGACGAGATCGAACACCGGCAGCAGCGTTCCGACCTCGCCTGTGTCGCGAAGCTGGCCCGCGCCGAGACCGGGGACACCCTCTCGGCGAAGGACGACCCGCTGCTGATGGAGCCCTGGACGATGCCCGATCCGCTGCTGCCGCTCGCCATTCAGGCGCACAGCAAGGCGGACGAGGACAAGCTCTCGCAGGGCCTTTCGCGGCTGGTCGCCGAGGATCCGACGATGCGGCTGGAGCAGAACCAGGCCACGCACCAGGTGGTGCTGTGGTGCCTGGGCGAGGCCCATGTGGATGTCGCGCTGGAACGGCTGCGCAACCGGTACGGCGTGCAGGTCGACGTCGTGCCGTACAAGGTGTCGCTGCGGGAGACCTTCGGCGAGAAGTCCGCGGGGCGCGGGCGGCATGTGAAGCAGTCCGGCGGGCACGGGCAGTACGCGATCTGCGAGATAGCGGTGGATCCGCTGCCTCCGGGGTCCGGTATCGAGTTCGTCGACAAGGTCGTGGGCGGTGCGGTGCCGCGGCAGTTCATCCCGTCCGTGGAGAAGGGGGTGCGCGCCCAGGCGGCGCGCGGTGTCGCGGCCGGCTACCCCCTCGTCGACGTACGGATCACGCTGCTGGACGGGAAGGCGCACTCGGTGGACTCCTCCGACGCGGCGTTCCAGACGGCGGGCGCGCTGGCGTTGCGGGAGGCGGCCGGGGAGGCACGCATCGACCTGCTGGAGCCGGTGGCCGAGGTGCGGGTGCTGGTCCCCGACGAGTATGTGGGTCCGGTGATGAGCGATCTGTCGGGGCGGCGCGGCCGGGTGGTCGGCACCGAGCAGGCCGGCGGCGCGCGCACGCTGGTCCGGGCCGAGGTGCCGGAGATCGAGATCGGGCGGTACGCCGTGGATCTGCGGTCGGTCTCGCACGGGACCGGGCAGTTCAGCCGCTCGTACGCCCGTCATGAGGCGATGCCACCGCAGCAGGCCGACAAGCTGCGTGAACAGGCCGACAGCGGTTCCTAG
- a CDS encoding HIT domain-containing protein, which translates to MLHSMTSEPEQQIGVGTQDAFQRLWTPHRMAYIQGENKPTGPGADDGCPFCSIPSKSDEDGLVIARGSHVYAVLNLYPYNGGHLMVVPFRHVADYTDLDEAETAELAVFTKRAMTALRTASGAHGFNIGMNQGSVAGAGIAAHLHQHVVPRWGGDTNFMPVVGHTKVLPQLLGDTRKMLAEAWPA; encoded by the coding sequence ATGCTGCACAGCATGACGAGTGAGCCGGAGCAGCAGATCGGAGTGGGGACGCAGGATGCGTTCCAGCGCCTGTGGACGCCCCACCGGATGGCGTACATCCAGGGCGAGAACAAGCCCACCGGGCCTGGGGCCGACGACGGCTGTCCCTTCTGCTCCATCCCGTCGAAGTCCGACGAGGACGGGCTCGTGATCGCGCGCGGCTCCCATGTCTACGCGGTGCTCAACCTCTACCCGTACAACGGCGGGCATCTGATGGTCGTGCCCTTCCGTCATGTCGCCGACTACACGGACCTCGACGAGGCGGAGACGGCGGAGCTCGCCGTGTTCACCAAGCGCGCGATGACCGCGCTGCGTACGGCCTCCGGAGCGCACGGCTTCAACATCGGCATGAACCAGGGCTCGGTCGCCGGCGCCGGCATTGCCGCGCATCTGCACCAGCACGTCGTTCCGCGCTGGGGCGGGGACACCAACTTCATGCCGGTCGTCGGGCACACCAAGGTGCTGCCCCAGCTCCTCGGCGACACCCGCAAGATGCTCGCGGAGGCGTGGCCCGCATAG